CTCGTAAGCAGAAATTTGCTTTCATTTCGGCGATATATTTGGCATGTTGCTGCTAGGTTTTATATACTTATAAGGTCTTTGGCGTTGGGAATTGTGATTGTTAGTAGTTTTGTGACAACTTTTTTGCATGATCTCGTAATAAGGGAGTTGCATTTTTCTGCGGTTAGTTACAATAGAAATTGTTTTATCTCTCTTTTCTTGCAAGGTCTATTATGCTATTTTAACAGCTTAGTGGTGCTAGTAATAAACTTGCTCTCTTCCCTatttaaaaaagaaaataaaaagagctTCTAGATGCCTTTGGATTTGAAACTTGAGTTGGTTTCATGGACAATTTGGGCATGATTTCCTCTGAATTAAGGTATTTATGCATCCGTAGAGAGGAGAGTTGGCTACAATAGCATCTGGCAAGTAATTGATTCTGATAACTTAGTGAAATGACTGTAGTAACATGATTTATTTCTGTCTACTAAAAGAACGACAAAATCAGTTTTGATGCCATCTTGTTTCACCAACAAAGTAGTTTAGTAGCCACTCTCCATTTCTTTTACCATGTTCTGAGTATGGTTTCTCAACTTGGTTGTGGCTTGTGATAAACAGGGGATCAAAGATCTTCTCCACCTTTGTCACGTTCTTGAAGAGCAAGGATGCCAGCGATGGTTCGGAGAAGGCACTTGTTGATGAGCTGCAGGCGCTCGAAGAGCACCTGAAGGCCCATGTAAGTAGGCGGAACTGTCTTCGCAGTTGATGTGGCAGTTGCTTTCTGCAGTGGAATGGACATAACACATGCTTCCACAACCAATCCATTATATTCGAGCTGCACTCACTAGCTTCACTATCTCAGCACTCATCCTGTCTGCAATAATTTCATTTTGTCACGTTTCCTAATCGTGCAAGACGTGGGGCCTTTGTTTGTTCAGTCTGAACATCTGGCCTGATCTTCATCTAACAAAACTTTTGCTGGCAGGGACCCTACATCAATGGGGCGAACATCTCCGCTGTCGATCTCAGCCTGGCTCCGAAGCTCTACCATCTCCAGGTCGCCCTGGAGCACTTCAAGGGCTGGAAGGTCCCTGAAACCCTGACCAGCGTCCATGCCTACACCGAGGTAACACACGTTACCTTCTTTTGCCACTTCCAAAATCTTTGTCCATAGATGAAGTTGCCGAGGCTCATGACTATGTTTTCCCCTCACGCAGGCTCTCTTCAGCCGCGAGTCGTTCGTCAAGACCAAGGCGACCAAGGAGAACCTGATCGCCGGGTGGGCGCCGAAAGTGAACCCGTAAGCCCTCCCGCCGCTCGGAGACCCGGCCGATGGGCCTCATCTGTCTAGGTTGGAATAATGCG
The sequence above is a segment of the Triticum dicoccoides isolate Atlit2015 ecotype Zavitan chromosome 1A, WEW_v2.0, whole genome shotgun sequence genome. Coding sequences within it:
- the LOC119360867 gene encoding probable glutathione S-transferase DHAR1, cytosolic, with amino-acid sequence MTEVCVKAAVGHPDTLGDCPFSQRVLLTLEEKKVPYQMKLIDVSNKPDWFLKINPEGKVPVYNGGDGKWIADSDVITQVIEEKYPTPSLVTPAEYASVGSKIFSTFVTFLKSKDASDGSEKALVDELQALEEHLKAHGPYINGANISAVDLSLAPKLYHLQVALEHFKGWKVPETLTSVHAYTEALFSRESFVKTKATKENLIAGWAPKVNP